In Microplitis mediator isolate UGA2020A chromosome 2, iyMicMedi2.1, whole genome shotgun sequence, a single window of DNA contains:
- the LOC130678676 gene encoding GRIP and coiled-coil domain-containing protein 1 isoform X1: MDKNKKTRVVDNDKKKSSDDDARARTEKKSLTNNGDIEKTTDGKGVVEKKEESIEGLKSQLRVLMDSLATLSAEKSRMEANFQADRRQLRIERDEYEKTIKDLKEKLKKTQHSVQSEVEHYKYKLIMERHEREKEHVDNSAMIKELQRLVTDERRAKESLEQQIKELKKQANNKTQSKVLEAELEIANNKLKEAEAAVNETPPMLLSLQTEIAGLRKHHRIAIHEERKRAAAAEQQSKALEAIHEARVVGLETRLAELSDTVGGYERLRQIDQHAIQKLKDQLSELQLHEHRDHVDVEFTEDPNKIAAKIRELYARLLDMNNQENSLVNMKEFLKSLDLHSINEDMNEYKEKYESLQRDFEIYKEQMSIKLKSLESNLHGDNKDNKNDSSEVNLIKTYSKNLEERIRMLTKELNYRENEMQMKMELQSQQFNEERTKFNLILSQKESEYRGKISDLEHQLLRQRERSFAVIEEKDQEIRTLKSSIRTMLLKKDSNLLSTIDSKSGFNDKSPEPIADFVSAMLSVDNPPLLHYAQELSRREIQVAGLRKQNSELENNLRENQRDLLAVTQRHADEIKSLEAKISRLEACKSREGANLEYLKNVVVNYLTSSDPSSRKHMLNAIATVLRFNNEEMEKIQRLK, from the exons atggataaaaataaaaaaactcgagttgttgataatgataaaaaaaaatcatctgaCGATG atGCGCGTGCgagaacagaaaaaaaaagtttaacaaacaATGGGGACATTGAAAAGACAACTGATGgt AAAGGAGTAGTAGAAAAAAAGGAAGAGTCTAtagaaggattaaaaagtcaATTACGAGTTTTGATGGATTCGTTGGCGACTTTGTCTGCGGAAAAATCAAGAATGGAAGCAAACTTCCAGGCTGACAGACGACAATTAAGAATTGAACGTGATgag TACGAGAAAACTATAAAAGATTTGaaagaaaagttaaaaaaaactcaacaCAGCGTGCAATCAGAGGTTGAACATTAcaagtataaattaataatggagCGACATGAAAGAGAAAAAGAACATGTTGATAATTCAGCAATGATCAA AGAACTTCAAAGACTAGTCACTGATGAGCGTCGTGCTAAAGAATCATTGGAGCAGCAAATaaaagagttaaaaaaacaaGCGAACAATAAAACACAAAGCAAAGTTCTTGAAGCTGAATTAGAAATagcaaacaataaattaaaagaagctGAAGCTGCTGTTAATGAAACACCACCGATGCTTCTGTCTCTGCAGACGGAGATCGCGGGGTTGAGGAAACACCATCGTATTGCTATTCAtgaa gAACGTAAAAGAGCCGCTGCAGCGGAGCAACAATCTAAAGCATTGGAAGCAATTCACGAAGCTCGGGTCGTCGGTTTAGAGACAAGACTTGCTGAATTATCTGATACCGTCGGTGGTTATGAGCGTCTGAGACAAATTGATCAGCATGCAATACAAAAACTTAAAGATCAATTGTCTGAATTACAATTGCATGAGCACAGGGATCATGTTGATGTTGAGTTTACAGAAGATCCTAATAAAATAGCTGCCAAAATACGCGAATTGTATGCACGGTTACTGGATATGAATAATCAGGAAAATAGTCTAGTTAATATGaaag aatttttaaaaagtcttGATCTACATTCCATTAATGAAGACATGAATgagtataaagaaaaatatgaatCGTTGCAACGTGATTtcgaaatttataaagaacagatgagtattaaattaaaatcacttgaaagtaatttacatgGTGATAATAAAGACAACAAAAACGATAGCAGTGAAGTTAATTTGATAAAGacttacagtaaaaatttagaagAGAGAATCCGTATGTTaacaaaagaattaaattatcGAGAAAATGAAATGCAGATGAAAATGGAATTACAGTCTCAACAATTCAATGAGGAGAgaactaaatttaatttaatactgtCGCAAAAAGAGAGCGAATATCGGGGTAAAATATCAGATCTTGAGCATCAACTGCTGCGTCAACGCGAGCGTTCTTTTGCTGTAATTGAAGAGAAGGATCAGGAAATCAGAACTTTGAAATCTTCAATCCGTACTATGTTGTTGAAGAAAGACAGTAATTTACTTTCAACTATTGACTCTAAGTCgggttttaatgataaatcacCAGAACCCATTGCGGACTTTGTTTCCGCAATGCTTTCAGTTGATAATCCTCCTTTACTTCATTACGCTCAAGAACTGTCGAGACGCGAAATTCAAGTCGCAGGattaagaaaacaaaatagtgaattagaaaataatttacgtgAAAATCAACGCGATTTATTGGCTGTCACTCAACGTCATGctgatgaaataaaatcattGGAAGCTAAAATAtcaag attagaAGCATGCAAGTCAAGAGAAGGAGCCAATTtggagtatttaaaaaatgtagtaGTGAATTATTTAACCAGTAGTGATCCGTCCAGTCGTAAACATATGTTGAATGCCATTGCAACTGTACTGAGGTTTAATAATGaagaaatggaaaaaattcaacgaCTTAAATGA
- the LOC130678676 gene encoding GRIP and coiled-coil domain-containing protein 1 isoform X2 translates to MDSLATLSAEKSRMEANFQADRRQLRIERDEYEKTIKDLKEKLKKTQHSVQSEVEHYKYKLIMERHEREKEHVDNSAMIKELQRLVTDERRAKESLEQQIKELKKQANNKTQSKVLEAELEIANNKLKEAEAAVNETPPMLLSLQTEIAGLRKHHRIAIHEERKRAAAAEQQSKALEAIHEARVVGLETRLAELSDTVGGYERLRQIDQHAIQKLKDQLSELQLHEHRDHVDVEFTEDPNKIAAKIRELYARLLDMNNQENSLVNMKEFLKSLDLHSINEDMNEYKEKYESLQRDFEIYKEQMSIKLKSLESNLHGDNKDNKNDSSEVNLIKTYSKNLEERIRMLTKELNYRENEMQMKMELQSQQFNEERTKFNLILSQKESEYRGKISDLEHQLLRQRERSFAVIEEKDQEIRTLKSSIRTMLLKKDSNLLSTIDSKSGFNDKSPEPIADFVSAMLSVDNPPLLHYAQELSRREIQVAGLRKQNSELENNLRENQRDLLAVTQRHADEIKSLEAKISRLEACKSREGANLEYLKNVVVNYLTSSDPSSRKHMLNAIATVLRFNNEEMEKIQRLK, encoded by the exons ATGGATTCGTTGGCGACTTTGTCTGCGGAAAAATCAAGAATGGAAGCAAACTTCCAGGCTGACAGACGACAATTAAGAATTGAACGTGATgag TACGAGAAAACTATAAAAGATTTGaaagaaaagttaaaaaaaactcaacaCAGCGTGCAATCAGAGGTTGAACATTAcaagtataaattaataatggagCGACATGAAAGAGAAAAAGAACATGTTGATAATTCAGCAATGATCAA AGAACTTCAAAGACTAGTCACTGATGAGCGTCGTGCTAAAGAATCATTGGAGCAGCAAATaaaagagttaaaaaaacaaGCGAACAATAAAACACAAAGCAAAGTTCTTGAAGCTGAATTAGAAATagcaaacaataaattaaaagaagctGAAGCTGCTGTTAATGAAACACCACCGATGCTTCTGTCTCTGCAGACGGAGATCGCGGGGTTGAGGAAACACCATCGTATTGCTATTCAtgaa gAACGTAAAAGAGCCGCTGCAGCGGAGCAACAATCTAAAGCATTGGAAGCAATTCACGAAGCTCGGGTCGTCGGTTTAGAGACAAGACTTGCTGAATTATCTGATACCGTCGGTGGTTATGAGCGTCTGAGACAAATTGATCAGCATGCAATACAAAAACTTAAAGATCAATTGTCTGAATTACAATTGCATGAGCACAGGGATCATGTTGATGTTGAGTTTACAGAAGATCCTAATAAAATAGCTGCCAAAATACGCGAATTGTATGCACGGTTACTGGATATGAATAATCAGGAAAATAGTCTAGTTAATATGaaag aatttttaaaaagtcttGATCTACATTCCATTAATGAAGACATGAATgagtataaagaaaaatatgaatCGTTGCAACGTGATTtcgaaatttataaagaacagatgagtattaaattaaaatcacttgaaagtaatttacatgGTGATAATAAAGACAACAAAAACGATAGCAGTGAAGTTAATTTGATAAAGacttacagtaaaaatttagaagAGAGAATCCGTATGTTaacaaaagaattaaattatcGAGAAAATGAAATGCAGATGAAAATGGAATTACAGTCTCAACAATTCAATGAGGAGAgaactaaatttaatttaatactgtCGCAAAAAGAGAGCGAATATCGGGGTAAAATATCAGATCTTGAGCATCAACTGCTGCGTCAACGCGAGCGTTCTTTTGCTGTAATTGAAGAGAAGGATCAGGAAATCAGAACTTTGAAATCTTCAATCCGTACTATGTTGTTGAAGAAAGACAGTAATTTACTTTCAACTATTGACTCTAAGTCgggttttaatgataaatcacCAGAACCCATTGCGGACTTTGTTTCCGCAATGCTTTCAGTTGATAATCCTCCTTTACTTCATTACGCTCAAGAACTGTCGAGACGCGAAATTCAAGTCGCAGGattaagaaaacaaaatagtgaattagaaaataatttacgtgAAAATCAACGCGATTTATTGGCTGTCACTCAACGTCATGctgatgaaataaaatcattGGAAGCTAAAATAtcaag attagaAGCATGCAAGTCAAGAGAAGGAGCCAATTtggagtatttaaaaaatgtagtaGTGAATTATTTAACCAGTAGTGATCCGTCCAGTCGTAAACATATGTTGAATGCCATTGCAACTGTACTGAGGTTTAATAATGaagaaatggaaaaaattcaacgaCTTAAATGA
- the LOC130678677 gene encoding D-aminoacyl-tRNA deacylase 1 isoform X2: protein MKAVIQRVTKASVVVNGEVISSIGNGLCVLIGIKSDDTIADAEYM, encoded by the exons atgaaagCTGTGATTCAACGCGTTACCAAAGCATCAGTTGTAG TAAATGGAGAAGTAATTAGTAGCATCGGTAATGGACTGTGTGTTTTAATTGGAATTAAATCCGATGACACGATTGCTGATGCCGAGTACatgtaa
- the LOC130678677 gene encoding D-aminoacyl-tRNA deacylase 1 isoform X1 produces the protein MKAVIQRVTKASVVVNGEVISSIGNGLCVLIGIKSDDTIADAEYIAEKILKLKIFDGATGKRWASSVMDKDFEVLCISQFTLYHIMKGNKLDFHRAMSTSSAESFYKHFLSELKQKYNPERIKDGKFGAMMNVQIENNGPVTLEIESPIKDNVESVPT, from the exons atgaaagCTGTGATTCAACGCGTTACCAAAGCATCAGTTGTAG TAAATGGAGAAGTAATTAGTAGCATCGGTAATGGACTGTGTGTTTTAATTGGAATTAAATCCGATGACACGATTGCTGATGCCGAGTACat agctgaaaaaatattgaagttaaaaatttttgatggcGCTACTGGTAAAAGATGGGCTTCCAGTGTAATGGACAAAGATTTTGAAGTTCTATGTATCAGTCAGTTTACACTTTATCATATTATGAAGGGAAATAAATTAGATTTCCATCGCGCGATGTCAACTTCATCAGCTGAgtcattttataaacattttttgagtgaattgaaacaaaaatacaaTCCTGAGCGTATTAaag atGGTAAATTTGGAGCTATGATGAATGttcaaattgaaaataatggaCCCGTTACTCTAGAAATTGAATCTCCAATAAAAGACAATGTTGAATCTGTACCAACATAA